A region from the Palaemon carinicauda isolate YSFRI2023 chromosome 9, ASM3689809v2, whole genome shotgun sequence genome encodes:
- the LOC137646430 gene encoding uncharacterized protein, with amino-acid sequence MVKGAHWSLKASLMARCSDDNWKAQLPWVLLGLRTAPRSIGEPSLAKNNSGETIAMPGEFFPASSNENNQTPERIRNALSKFTLCHQTFNDTTKTFRHQDLRTCDFVFIYDDAHRPPLRHSFKGPYRVINRNPKAYLLLIHRRGDWVSTNRLKPAVIINNEQFKENTIKE; translated from the coding sequence ATGGTCAAAGGGGCCCATTGGTCCCTCAAAGCTTCCCTAATGGCCCGTTGCTCCGACGACAACTGGAAGGCCCAGttaccctgggtcctcctaggactacgtACCGCCCCCAGATCCATCGGAGAACCATCATTAGCAAAAAACAATTCTGGAGAAACCATAGCCATGCCAGGCGAATTCTTCCCAGCGTCATCCAACGAAAACAATCAGACCCCGGAAAGAATCAGAAATGCCTTAAGCAAATTCACCCTGTGTCACCAAACATTCAATGACACAACAAAAACGTTCAGGCACCAAGATCTACGGACGTGCGACTTCGTTTTCATCTATGACGACGCCCACCGACCTCCACTAAGACACTCATTCAAAGGACCCTACCGAGTCATCAACAGAAACCCCAAGGCATACCTTCTACTCATCCACAGAAGAGGAGACTGGGTCTCGACTAACAGGTTAAAACCAGCAGTCATCATTAATAACGAACAATTCAAAGAAAACACAATTAAGGAATAA